The following DNA comes from Papaver somniferum cultivar HN1 chromosome 4, ASM357369v1, whole genome shotgun sequence.
ACGTCCGATTGAGAGAGGTTAAGATGACGTAAATTAATTAAAGACCCAAGCTTTTTGAGTATTTTCACCACATCTTCGCATCCCCGAAGGTTCAGAACCTGCAGATTGTAGAGTTGACTGATGGAAGAAAGATGAACATTTCGAGTTGTGGGAGAGATGAGCTCAAGGTACCTCAAGTGCTTGAACTTAAAAGAGGTGGATGGAATTTCTAGACTGATATTACCGAGAGAAAATATTACTCGTAAGCGCTTGTTACTTATTGGACCCAGCTgtaattcatcttcttctttgcaAAACAGTGTGCGCAACTTCTCTGCGCTATTTAACACATTAGGAGATGGTTCTTTGTCGAGAACTACTTGTGCACGACGAACATCAGATGCATAATATTTTATTTCACTTGCATTCAGAATCATGGCTTCATGACTGCCAACGACACTTAGCGCAAGATCGTGTACCAAATCATGCATTTTGACTGTCTCTATGTCGCCAAGCTTATCCTTTGTTACATCTTGAAAGAAAGAATTCGATAACAAACAATGGAAATAATCGTTACCAATATCTTGTAGTGACTTTTGATATCCTCTTCCATTAGATACATGCAGAAATCCTTCAGCCATCCACAGCTCAATCAAGGAGAACTTATAAAATACCCAATCTTTAGGAAACAAAGAACAATATGAAAAACATTGTTTTAAATGAGAAGGCAAATTATCGAAACTCAACTTCAGTATTTGTATTATTCTATTTGGATTTTCTGGCTTATTGAAAATACCATTGTCTCGGATCGCCAACCAGTCAGACTCCTTACGTTTCAAGCGCATCAGGCTTCCTAGAAAATTAGCAGCAAGTGGTAAACCCGAACATCTTGTCGCGATCTCCTCTCCAATCTTCGTCAGAGTTTCAGTCTCCAGCGCTCCACCGGGTGAAAATGCTTTGTTCTTGATAATCAACCAGCAATCTTGATTTGATAAAGCTGTTAAATTGTACGGTGGAATTGTACCTCTAACAATAGCTGCAACATGCTCACTACGAGTAGTTACTAAGATTTTGCTCCCCGGAGCACCCACACTTAACAAACTCATAAGCTTATCCCAGTCTTCGGCATTCTCATTCCACACATCATCCAACACTATCAAGTATTTCTTCCCAGCAATAAGTTCCTGGACTTCCCTCACTAGTACACTGACATTTGACATACTAGGACTCTTTTTTTCAGTAGAGGACTCTAATATTTTTTCTAAGATCTTGTAGATATCAAAATTATCAGAAATACAGACCCATGCTTTTGTTTTGAAATTTCTATCTATTGAGTCATGTTTGTAAACAAATTGAGCTAACGTGGTTTTCCCTAGACCCCCCATGCCCACTATTGACACAACATGAATTTTTTCCCGTGGACTACTATTTTCAGACGACGAAAATGAAGACAATAAAATGTTCACAATATGAGATCTATCGTTTTCTCTTCCGACAATTTTAAAATCACCTATGAAGGACGCTGTCATCCGATCCTGTTGCTCAATATCTTGATCAAACTCCATTCTGTCATTAGATTCCAAATTAAATTTTAACATACATGTAGTAACATCGTCTAACCTTTTATTGATATCTTTGATTTTACGTGACATCTTATAAAAGAATAGTGCAGATGGGTTGCCGGAGGATGGGACCAAGACTCGTACCTTCGCGTTTTGACGCATGACTTCATAAGAAAATTCGTCCAGCACATCGTCAGCGTCGTACGCAACTTCCTTGAGCAACTTTAGCCACAGTTTCACAGCATGGTTGGTCACCTGTTTTTTTTCAGCATCATAGGTTACTGCTTGGATCATCTCCAACTTATCTTTAAGCTCTTGCATTGCGTCTTTTGTTCCCCGAGCCATAACAACATGCTTGGCAACAACAGAACCCAAGCTCTTCAAGATTCCAGTTACACTGCTTTCAGTTATTCCTTCAACTGCCATTGTAATGATTAAGATGATGAGATCGGACTATGAATAAAGAGAAATTAGCAGAAAAAAGGAGCTAAGCAAGCAAACAAATCTTAAAGttatgattacttaagattttgTGAATAGAGTCATGGGAAGTGGTAATGTATTTATAAAATATTGAAAACGAACTAATTGACGAAATTGAATttgttagttttgttatttcttcaGTTCTCTAAACTAAAAATAGCTGTAATTAAcgcttaaaaaaaaattcaatgggCAAGTGGATCacgtttacatttttttttttttttggtttaagttAATTACTTATGAATCTTAAGAAACTCAGATCTAAAActaatttaaaatcataaattATGGTACAGCTAAGGGCTAAGGTCACTGACTAATTAATTAGCCCATATAATTGATGGTAAGATGATACGTTCACGACAGCAACATCAATATTCAGAGGTTGTATTTGCTGGAAATATTTGTTGGTGTAAAAGGATGATAGGTTTTACATTTCATTATTGAGTTTTCCGTGTGAAAAGTATTATTTTTATTCAAGTATGAATGGGGGCTTTCCTGCTCTGCGGGACTCAGAAATTTGTTTATAGACATGCAGGTGCACTGTCTCCTAGACATATTAATTCAAGGATTAGATCAGGAGAGCAGAACACCGCGTTACGGTCGACCTAGATTAACTCAACGTGACTGTCCCGAATACCCTACCCAGGGGATACGTATCTCCATACATTATATAAACAACAACGAAAGTGCAAACTAGGGTGATGATACGAATATCCTATTAGATTACCTAGTTATCGGATGTGAAAAAC
Coding sequences within:
- the LOC113274594 gene encoding putative disease resistance protein RGA1, producing MCWTNFLMKSCVKTRRMEFDQDIEQQDRMTASFIGDFKIVGRENDRSHIVNILLSSFSSSENSSPREKIHVVSIVGMGGLGKTTLAQFVYKHDSIDRNFKTKAWVCISDNFDIYKILEKILESSTEKKSPSMSNVSVLVREVQELIAGKKYLIVLDDVWNENAEDWDKLMSLLSVGAPGSKILVTTRSEHVAAIVRGTIPPYNLTALSNQDCWLIIKNKAFSPGGALETETLTKIGEEIATRCSGLPLAANFLGSLMRLKRKESDWLAIRDNGIFNKPENPNRIIQILKLSFDNLPSHLKQCFSYCSLFPKDWVFYKFSLIELWMAEGFLHVSNGRGYQKSLQDIGNDYFHCLLSNSFFQDVTKDKLGDIETVKMHDLVHDLALSVVGSHEAMILNASEIKYYASDVRRAQVVLDKEPSPNVLNSAEKLRTLFCKEEDELQLGPISNKRLRVIFSLGNISLEIPSTSFKFKHLRYLELISPTTRNVHLSSISQLYNLQVLNLRGCEDVVKILKKLGSLINLRHLNLSQSDVEVLPDSILRLTNLQTLYMRRCEYLKALPVDIGSLQQLSVLDVSGTPVKDLPDSVASLYNLRRLEFHNCKGIESLPHNLGALTQLRLLDLSDTKVKELPDSFTSNICNLEVVDLGEKCKFPKDINNWVQLRSLRYSGKTSEAIMPRGIVTLTYLRTLVPYIVMKRAVTNITCSSSIEELAALNYLRELQICNLENVRGGTEEAQRAKLEDNEDLRELNLFWKRYYGDEEIRYLNQCFNQNLRRDDDIELKFRILNDSMVLEGLQPHLSLEKLYIFGFYSPKFPKWVSGSSLSNCLPNLVTVELEHCYNCEKLPALGMLPSLKNLIISEFNSVKRLGDEFYYEQEESSIVSEDGYEDTAAAAVTTRASLFPSLVYLGISGMYKLEEWIVPPPSPYYVDCFPFLENIEISCCPLLQSLPDISSGPTIIVRGCPKIDDSGCTMIINGGANPWQ